TTTAATGCCTTCTAGAATAGTTTCGTCTTTCATCTTCCTGAATGCCCACTTGAACAGGAGACTGTTCCAAAGAACTTCTTGAACCTCTTGTTACTGCTAGAAGTATTTTAATATAAACTTTATatatctgtgtatgtgtgtgttacaATTTATTTGGAAAGCTACAAATCAGaattgtagtacagtgatccctcgattatcgcgagggttccgttccaagacccctcgcgataatctatttttcgcgatatagcggtgcggaagtaaaaacaccatctgcgcatgcgtgccttttccccatggccgcgcatgcgcagatggtggaggcggagagcgacgagagtgcggaagccgacagattgctttgaatgccggctgcccccgccccccccagcacccgccgtttgtcgctcgcctgtccgccgtttgccgctatCACCGCCTTCCCCACCCAGAGTCGAAGTCCCGGGgatggcaaggagggagggagcgacgCGGGTTAAGCCCTCCACGGCCTCTTTAACACTTGGGCAGAAGTCGCACTCCTCCTCCGGGTGATGGAAAAGACGCGGGTACTCGGGAGCCCAGGCGCCCCGCTCGAAGTGGAGGAAAGCAGGCGGTTCCTGGGGAGAGAAAGCAGACACTGGGCTTAGAGGTGCCCGTCCCAGCGGAGCAGATGGAAACGCTCCGTCTGCGTATCGCCATCCCCGAAGATACGCAAGCTCTCCcccaccacacaaacacacacccccgCCCGGCCAAACTCTCCCTCCTGCCGCCCCTTGCCAGCCGAGCGCCTCTTCGGCTCCGGTTACTTTCCCCGTGGGGCGGGACAACCCCGCCACCGGGCAAGTGGTTCCTGTTCAGCGCCATGTTCCCGGCCAATGGCAGCGCCTCCAGCctcctcgccgctcgcccgcccgccgctaccgcccctctcaccgccgagtcctcctgcagcagcgctggcggccaccgttccccgtaagcacccgccactcgcccgcccactcgctcgccgctaccgcccctctcaccgccgagtccagcgctggcggccaccgtcccCCGTAGGCGCCCGCCCGCGCCCCCccccgaaagagatgagagagggaggaagagagtgtgagagaggaagaaagagagagagaagagtggaaggaagagagagagaaatggtagaaaaaaagagacagagaagtgacttggtgatgacgtatgacgtcatcgggtgagaaaaaccgtggtacagtatagcaaaaaaacccggggagtattttttaattattattttttgaaaaatcgcgatatagcgtttcgcgaaaatcgagatcgggaaaatcgagggatcactgtatatgaatcaTCTGCTGTTAAGAAAATAAAGCACATTAAACTGTGATAGATGCCTCctcatatttaatattttattgcacAGTTTAAAAAGGCAAAAATTGAGCTAAATTTACATTTCCTGTTTAAAGGAACAATGTTCCTCAGACCCAGTGAAGTTTTTGATTCAAATTCAGTTTAACATTTACAAGAGTACAgtcaataaagttttattttaatgtcATCAATTCTAAACTTCTTAAATAACAAGTATTTTTAAGGTACTATACAGTATGGTTGCTGAATTAGTTCTGAGATAGGTAAAGAGTAAATGTGTACTTTTTATAGTTTACAGCTGGTAAATGAGACTCCAGCGAAAAGATTGAGGATGGAATTCACTGAAGAAGCATCTCCAACAAAAAAACCTAGTTACCAAGATAAAGAAAACCAGAACTTGCTCGAAAGATCAACCAGCTTGGAGAAACTGAATACTTCACCATTGCAGACAGCAGATGCACCAATAGTAAAATCAAATGCACTCCCACAGAGAACATCTCCAGTGTCTGGCATTACATATAATTGCACTGTGCCAATCAATTCATTTTACAGTAAAGTAAATACATTTCAAAGTATAttggaaagaaaacaaacaaaggaaTGTCATATAAATTCCAGAGACGATTGTGCAAATTTACCAATTGCTAACAAGACAGAAGTGGTACAGTCCAAGATTCAACCTCTTAAAACTTCCAAACGCTCAGCTGTTTCCAAGCAGGCCAAGCCAGTATCAAGAAATATCAAAAAAGCTAAAATAGAAATGGCTGTGCCTAagcctaaggagaaggagaataaaaatgttgtagaaaagaaaacagaaggtCCTTCTAGAGTTCTAACCATGAAATTCAAACCTGTGTTAAAACTCAAGACAGGAGCAGCATTTTTTGCCACTGGAAAGAGGGGGAACTGTGACTCTAAGAAGGTGTCTTCCACACGAAGATCTCTCCAATTTATTAACACAGAAAGCAAGAAGCCGGACAATCTTCTCACAAGTACCAAACTGTGTTTATCTTCTGAAAGCAAAGAAGCTAAAACTGGCAGGGAAGAGAACCAAGCAGATGTATCCCGAAAAGAAAATCTTGATATTGAGGATAAGAAGACACTGACATATAATAAAAATCATATTAAGGACCCTTTGGGTGAAGTAAAATTACCAAATACTAGAATTCTTCAAATTCCACACTCTGGTTCTTTGCCATCTCCAGCTCAGAAAGAAACTGATGCTGGAAAAGAGGTATGCATAATTTATGAACATTAATAATTTGTCTAAAAAGTTTGAAAAGAGATTAAATTCCTTAATTCAGTGACTATTTGATTTATAGACTTGCCTGTTCTGTCAAATTTGCATAAAGATAGAATTTGTCTCTCAAAAAGACCCTTGAGGGTTATAATGTGGATAAACAGACTGATTTATTTGGAACGATCATATAATTTGTAGTTTGACAAGTATTTCAGGTTGTTAAGAATTTCAGAGTGTTTTGAAAAACCCTGCAGACCTGCCTAATCTCAACCCTACCTTGGTGCTAATTTCACATAACATGCAGGACTATAAACCAAAATATTTCATATGTTTATTTTCAACACTATGTGCTTTTATTTTAAGATGCGATGTAGCTGAACCTGGTTAACCAAATCAGCAATAGTAAAATACAATTACCAAAAACTGTGTTTAAACTTACTAAAAAACAGTCAAAATTAATCAAAATTTCAAAGCTGGATAGATATCAGTTAGGTTTAGTCCTCTGTTCTTCTCCATGTATAGAATCTAATTTGAGGACATAGGAAATATTTCTAAGGGCCTTTTAAATTGATGGTTCACTGTAAAGATATTTTCAAacagggtggataaaaattgatttttttaaaaatcagattttttttaaaaaaaaattggatttatttttatcaaatttattttaataaaatgccttTGAAGTAAAGATCTATCTAAAgataattttctatttaagatacattaatgacttagtttattcagcatgaaatggaccttagttatgtagcatgaaGCTGTATACTCTGCAGTATTTTCATTTTTGGTAAACTCATTCAATTAATCCAAGCTCTGCAAGCTGAGATAACATGTACTGCATTGATACATTTAAATAATTTCACAgtatagcatagcatttagatttatacactgcttcacagtgctttatagcagtttgtttgtttatttatttattttatttattttatttatcagatttgtatgctgcccctctccgtagacttgtagtttacagagagtaagcatattcctcccaacaatctgagtcctcattttacgtgccttggaaggatggaaggctgaggcaaccttgagcctAATGAGCCTCCATCTgccaactgctggcagccggtgatcagcagaagtagcttatttattagatttgtatgccgcccctgtccgcagactcggggcggctaacaacaataagaagaaacagcataaaacaaatctaatatttaaattactaaacgcccttattaaaaaccaagcatacacacaaacataccatgcataaattgtataggcctaggggaaaggtatatctcaattcccccatgcctgacgacagaggtgagttttaaggagcttacgaaaggcgaggagggtgggggcaattctgttctctgggggaagttggttccagagggccggggccgccacagagaaggctcttcccctgggccccccaaacgacattgtttagttgacgggacctggagaaggcccactctgggacctaactagtcgctgggattcgtgcggcagaaggtggtcccagagatattctggtccgatgccatgaagggctttataggtcataaccaacactttgaattgtgaccggaaactgatcggcaaccaatgcagacttcggagtgggcatatttaggaaagcccatgattgcgctcgcagctgcattctgcacgatctgaagtttccgaacaactttcaaaggtagccccatgtagagagcaatacagtactcgaggtgatgagggcatgagtgactgtgagcagtgactcccggtccaaatagggccgcaactggtgcaccagacgaacctgggcaaacgtccccctcaccacagctgaaagatgtttctctaatgtgagctgtggatcgaggaggacacccaagttgcggaccctctctgagggggatcagtgatttctctcccccccccccccccagggtgatggacggacagatggaattgtccctgggaggcaaaacacatagccactccgtcttatcagggttgagtttgagtctgttgacacccatccagaccccaacagcctccaggcaccggcacatcacatccactgcttcgttgactggacatggacatggttgcagtactgcattctacccactgcgGCCTCGAGGGTCTGTAACTCAGTAACTTTGagataaatcataaaacaaagttcaggaatattcctttattcctttattatgGGCGTGCACACATTGCACATAGTGTGCATTTGCAGTGCCAAAAGCcaagcaaaaacaagatggcagcaccactGAGAGAGCTGGTTCTGGGGTGTGATCAGCTGGCAATTGCTCCCGGTTCAGTGAGCGGGaggaaattcctgctactggttctaaagaatcagtccgaaccgggagcaacccacctatGATCAAGCCATGAATTCTTTTCTATTAGAAGCCATCAATACAATTTTAaaagatgggttttttttttctttttcaaaaaatatttattgaatctttaaaacaaaacacaaaataaCGACAATGACattaaactttaaataaatttatatagacataatgatgattttttttttcaaaggcacATGACTTTACTTCCTTTCAGCCATCTAATTTTCATGATTGATTAGTAGATTTTATCAGGATAATAggagattaaaaaaatactacaGTACTTGCTTTAGGCACGTTTGGCAAGTCTATTTAAAAATTAAGTAAGCAACATTCTTTGTTCTTCTCTCCTAGGAAAAGTAATTAATCAAAGGAGGCACTAATTACTATTAACCATAGGCATAACCTTGCATCTCTgtaactatagaaacatagaagattgagagcggaaaaagacctcatggtccatctagtctgcccttat
This genomic window from Erythrolamprus reginae isolate rEryReg1 chromosome 1, rEryReg1.hap1, whole genome shotgun sequence contains:
- the ESCO2 gene encoding N-acetyltransferase ESCO2, which encodes MAPVKSIGVGSRSLFPSPLFSRLNLGTEEGGSRDRLFRLFTQIMAAVTPRKRKRCYNGLQLVNETPAKRLRMEFTEEASPTKKPSYQDKENQNLLERSTSLEKLNTSPLQTADAPIVKSNALPQRTSPVSGITYNCTVPINSFYSKVNTFQSILERKQTKECHINSRDDCANLPIANKTEVVQSKIQPLKTSKRSAVSKQAKPVSRNIKKAKIEMAVPKPKEKENKNVVEKKTEGPSRVLTMKFKPVLKLKTGAAFFATGKRGNCDSKKVSSTRRSLQFINTESKKPDNLLTSTKLCLSSESKEAKTGREENQADVSRKENLDIEDKKTLTYNKNHIKDPLGEVKLPNTRILQIPHSGSLPSPAQKETDAGKEVLEENSKKPSDSTNKSKVTSSTDNVHSLFRTFSSNKKSMVYSVANPEDEAHHVQYHQRFIEGIKYTSWKNELVIAEFWDGKIILILQNDPKHVIKKADDICKLVDNELGFKHVVQTDPSQTKTYLFVSNEKKIVGCLIAEPVKQAFRVLSEPVTVESPTKKSLEQQRAWCCSTKPEKVFCGISRIWVFRLMRRKHIASRLVDVMRQTFLFGCYLSINEIAFSDPTPDGKLFAAEYCKVPNFLVYNFISQQ